One Osmerus eperlanus chromosome 2, fOsmEpe2.1, whole genome shotgun sequence genomic window, GTGATGGCAGCAACAGACTGCTACATTGTGCACGAGATCTACAATGGTGAGAATGCACAGGACCAGTTTGAGTATGAGTTGGAGCAGGCACTGGAAGCCCAGTATAAATACATTGTCATTGAGCCCACACGCATTGGTGATGAAACAGCCCGCTGGATTGCTGTGGGCAACTGCCTGCACAAGTCGGCAGTGTTATCGGGTACCGCTTGCCTTCTGACGCCACTCTCACTGCCACCTGAATACTCCCGCTACGTAGCCCTGCCTGCTGGCGCCCTCAGCGTGGCCTGTGCAGCCCTCTATGGCATATCCTGGCAGTTTGATCCC contains:
- the tmem11 gene encoding transmembrane protein 11, mitochondrial isoform X1 is translated as MASLGRRRGVPVNRERGVMAATDCYIVHEIYNGENAQDQFEYELEQALEAQYKYIVIEPTRIGDETARWIAVGNCLHKSAVLSGTACLLTPLSLPPEYSRYVALPAGALSVACAALYGISWQFDPCCKYQVEYDSQKLSRLPLHTLTSSTPVVLVRRDDVHRKRLHNTIALAALAYCAKKIYELYAV
- the tmem11 gene encoding transmembrane protein 11, mitochondrial isoform X2, which produces MAATDCYIVHEIYNGENAQDQFEYELEQALEAQYKYIVIEPTRIGDETARWIAVGNCLHKSAVLSGTACLLTPLSLPPEYSRYVALPAGALSVACAALYGISWQFDPCCKYQVEYDSQKLSRLPLHTLTSSTPVVLVRRDDVHRKRLHNTIALAALAYCAKKIYELYAV